Proteins encoded in a region of the Flavobacterium sp. MDT1-60 genome:
- a CDS encoding rod shape-determining protein MreD: MNSALLVNIFRFIMLLAIQIVIFNNMNFLGYISPFPYILYIILYPVNSNRSGLIISSFLLGLTMDMFCNSGGIHATACVILAYYRPYIFKFSFGLSYEYQTIKLNESLTPERFSFILVSVLLHHIILFILEAFQFKFIWDILLRTLFSTIFTIIISIIIIYLIKPNKR, translated from the coding sequence ATGAATAGCGCATTGTTAGTCAATATTTTTCGATTTATTATGTTACTGGCAATTCAGATTGTTATTTTTAATAATATGAATTTTTTAGGATACATAAGTCCTTTTCCGTACATTCTGTATATTATTCTATATCCTGTAAACAGCAACAGATCAGGTTTAATAATTTCAAGTTTTTTACTTGGCCTTACCATGGACATGTTTTGTAATTCAGGAGGTATTCATGCCACAGCATGTGTTATTCTAGCTTATTACAGACCTTATATTTTTAAATTTTCGTTTGGATTGAGTTACGAATATCAAACCATAAAACTAAACGAATCCCTGACACCTGAGCGCTTTTCGTTTATTCTGGTTTCTGTTTTATTGCATCACATAATATTATTTATACTCGAAGCTTTTCAGTTTAAATTTATTTGGGATATTCTACTCCGAACTTTATTTAGTACAATTTTTACAATAATTATTTCAATCATAATAATATATCTTATTAAGCCCAATAAACGATGA
- the mrdA gene encoding penicillin-binding protein 2 has translation MRKVLLPSLIIIAASLLLIRVFYLQVIDDSFKLKSENNAIKKQYDYPERGYIYDRYGKLLVANQASYDIMVIPRDIKEDLNVDELCSLLNITKEDYEKRVAKARVYSPRLPSVFLSQLNKSEFAAFQEKIRKFEGFYFQKRSLRDYEVDYGANIFGFITQVNEKLIAKNPYYNSGDLIGKQGVEESYEEILRGIKGVKYIQKDKYNREIGSYKNGKYDTIAVAGEDINLTIDAELQKYGEELMINKRGGIVAIEPKSGEILALVTAPSYDPGILVGRQRSKNYTLLYHDSIAKPLYDRGLLAEYPPGSPFKILTGLVALQEGVINEQTTFMCHHGFSYGRGRFMKCHGFGPHQLHNGIYNSCNTYFANVYMLMINKYANPGQAVDVWSDHVKSFGLGQFMGYDLPTGKKGNIPTSKTYKKIYPNGGWRSTTIISNSIGQGEVLMTPIQLANMMATVANQGYYYTPHIIKKIEGKKIDAKFTTKHVTTIDQKYFPPVISGLFDVYNKGTAYALRVEGIDICGKTGTAENFAKINGKRTQLKDHSIFVAFAPKENPKIAIAIMIENGGFGATVAGPIASLMIEKYLRKKITRNDLEIRVLNKSLLSEYAKVGGITAASAIESTPKDSVMRAKIVKPKVEVKNIPVDTTKEN, from the coding sequence ATGAGAAAAGTTTTGCTGCCCTCTTTAATTATTATCGCAGCATCTTTGCTGCTGATCAGGGTATTTTATTTGCAAGTTATTGATGATTCATTTAAATTAAAATCAGAGAATAACGCGATAAAAAAACAGTATGACTATCCTGAAAGAGGTTATATCTATGACAGATATGGCAAATTATTAGTTGCCAATCAGGCTTCTTATGATATTATGGTTATTCCTCGCGACATTAAAGAAGACCTGAATGTTGATGAGTTATGTTCTTTATTAAACATCACAAAAGAAGATTACGAAAAAAGAGTAGCTAAAGCAAGAGTATATAGTCCGCGATTACCTTCTGTATTTTTATCACAATTAAACAAAAGTGAATTTGCTGCTTTTCAGGAGAAAATCAGAAAGTTCGAAGGGTTCTATTTTCAAAAAAGATCGCTTCGTGACTATGAAGTAGATTATGGCGCTAATATTTTTGGATTTATCACTCAGGTAAACGAAAAATTAATTGCTAAAAACCCTTATTACAATAGTGGGGATTTAATTGGAAAACAAGGTGTCGAAGAAAGCTACGAAGAAATCTTACGCGGTATAAAAGGTGTAAAATACATCCAAAAAGATAAATACAACCGAGAAATAGGTTCCTATAAAAATGGAAAATATGATACGATCGCTGTTGCCGGAGAAGACATTAATTTAACCATTGATGCTGAACTTCAAAAATACGGAGAGGAATTGATGATTAATAAAAGAGGTGGAATTGTTGCTATTGAACCTAAATCTGGTGAAATTTTAGCATTAGTTACTGCACCATCTTATGACCCTGGTATTTTGGTAGGAAGACAACGATCTAAAAACTATACCCTTTTATATCACGATTCGATTGCAAAACCCTTATATGACAGAGGACTTTTAGCGGAATATCCTCCTGGTTCTCCATTTAAAATATTAACTGGTTTGGTTGCTTTGCAAGAAGGTGTTATTAATGAGCAAACGACTTTCATGTGTCATCATGGATTTAGTTATGGTAGAGGCCGTTTTATGAAATGCCACGGTTTTGGTCCACATCAATTGCATAATGGTATTTACAATTCATGTAATACCTATTTTGCAAATGTATACATGCTAATGATTAATAAATATGCAAATCCAGGCCAAGCTGTTGATGTGTGGAGTGATCACGTAAAGAGTTTTGGTTTAGGTCAGTTTATGGGATATGATTTACCAACCGGTAAAAAAGGAAATATCCCAACATCTAAAACCTACAAGAAAATTTACCCTAATGGAGGTTGGAGAAGCACAACAATTATATCCAATTCTATTGGTCAGGGAGAAGTTTTAATGACTCCTATTCAATTAGCAAATATGATGGCAACAGTTGCCAATCAGGGGTATTATTATACACCTCATATCATTAAAAAGATTGAAGGAAAAAAAATTGATGCTAAGTTTACGACTAAACACGTTACAACAATTGATCAAAAATACTTTCCTCCTGTAATAAGTGGTTTATTTGATGTGTACAACAAAGGAACAGCTTACGCTCTTAGAGTAGAAGGTATTGATATTTGTGGAAAAACAGGTACGGCAGAAAACTTTGCTAAAATAAACGGAAAAAGAACTCAGCTTAAAGATCACTCTATATTTGTGGCTTTTGCTCCAAAAGAAAATCCAAAAATAGCTATCGCTATTATGATTGAAAACGGAGGATTTGGTGCAACTGTTGCTGGTCCAATTGCCAGTTTGATGATCGAAAAATATTTGAGAAAGAAAATCACAAGAAATGATTTAGAAATTCGTGTTTTAAACAAAAGTCTTTTAAGCGAGTATGCTAAGGTTGGTGGTATAACAGCAGCGAGTGCAATTGAATCTACTCCAAAAGATTCTGTTATGAGAGCTAAAATTGTAAAACCGAAAGTAGAAGTCAAAAATATACCTGTAGACACCACTAAAGAAAACTAA
- the rodA gene encoding rod shape-determining protein RodA, which yields MKNQSVKNNIDWVSVFIYTALVTLGWLNIYSSSLLSTEGTYQKQLIFIGCTIPLIFVVLFVDGKFYEKYASIIFGVSLLSLAGLFVFGKTIAGQRCWYAIGSFTLQPSEFAKAATSLALAKYLSDTQINLKDVNRQVQALAIVFLPVLLILPQPDPGSALIYSIFIIVLYREGLPSWYVWTGFITILLFVLTLVLEPYVVILIALAVLMIIHFKGRVVDRNIILSSIILVGISAFVLSVDYVFDNVFKQHHRDRFNILLGKTVDMKGIGYNTNQSEIAIGSGGWVGKGFLEGTQTKGGFVPEQHTDYIFTTVGEEWGFAGSLVVIALFVGLFLRVIYLAERQKTKFSRVYGYCVAAILFTHFFVNIAMVIGIFPTIGVPLPFFSYGGSGLWGFTILLFIFLKMDANKVNEW from the coding sequence ATGAAAAATCAAAGTGTAAAAAATAACATCGACTGGGTAAGTGTTTTTATCTATACTGCGTTAGTAACATTAGGGTGGCTGAACATCTATTCTTCATCATTACTATCGACAGAAGGAACTTATCAAAAACAACTAATTTTTATTGGTTGTACTATTCCTCTAATTTTCGTTGTCCTTTTTGTTGATGGAAAATTCTATGAAAAATACGCCAGTATTATTTTTGGGGTTTCCTTATTATCATTGGCAGGATTATTCGTATTCGGAAAAACAATTGCCGGACAAAGATGCTGGTATGCTATTGGAAGTTTCACATTACAGCCTTCTGAGTTTGCAAAAGCTGCAACTTCATTGGCATTGGCCAAATATTTAAGTGACACTCAAATTAATCTAAAAGACGTAAACAGGCAAGTTCAGGCTTTAGCAATTGTGTTTTTACCTGTATTATTAATTTTACCTCAACCCGATCCTGGAAGTGCCCTTATCTACAGTATTTTTATTATAGTATTATATAGAGAAGGTCTGCCGTCATGGTATGTATGGACAGGTTTTATCACCATTTTATTGTTTGTCCTGACACTTGTTTTAGAACCCTACGTAGTTATTCTAATAGCATTAGCCGTATTGATGATTATTCATTTTAAAGGAAGAGTTGTAGACAGAAATATCATATTAAGCAGTATAATACTAGTTGGTATTTCTGCTTTTGTTTTATCCGTAGACTATGTTTTTGATAACGTTTTTAAGCAACACCATAGAGATCGTTTTAATATTTTATTAGGTAAAACAGTCGATATGAAAGGTATCGGATACAATACAAATCAGTCAGAAATTGCCATTGGATCAGGTGGCTGGGTTGGAAAAGGTTTTCTGGAAGGAACCCAAACCAAAGGTGGGTTTGTACCTGAACAGCATACCGATTACATTTTTACAACAGTTGGTGAAGAATGGGGATTTGCCGGGTCACTTGTGGTAATTGCGCTTTTTGTTGGTTTATTTTTACGTGTGATATACTTAGCTGAGAGACAAAAAACAAAATTCAGCAGGGTTTATGGTTATTGTGTTGCTGCTATTTTATTTACGCACTTTTTTGTGAATATTGCAATGGTTATCGGGATTTTTCCAACAATTGGAGTTCCGTTACCCTTCTTTTCTTATGGAGGTTCCGGACTCTGGGGATTCACTATTTTATTGTTTATATTCTTAAAAATGGATGCCAATAAAGTAAATGAATGGTAA
- a CDS encoding DedA family protein yields MNNFDWTQLVNPEFYITLSIGGFQIGLYIVLFIVFAETGLFAGFFLPGDSLLFLAGIYSRDLIQNVFYIPSDFLNVFLLSTLVAIMGVLGNMTGYWFGAKSGYYLFKKEDSFWFKKKYLLQSKDFFEKYGGKAIIYARFLPIFRTFAPIIAGIVSMDKKKFMFYNILSSFLWSFILIFSGHYLYGVFLEQGIDLKEHIEYIIIIIIIISTFPVLLKLLKKRPIEKI; encoded by the coding sequence ATGAATAATTTTGATTGGACTCAATTAGTCAACCCTGAATTTTATATAACTTTAAGTATCGGCGGTTTTCAAATTGGTTTATACATAGTGCTGTTTATCGTTTTTGCTGAGACAGGACTTTTTGCAGGTTTTTTTCTTCCCGGAGACAGTTTGCTTTTTTTAGCAGGTATTTACAGTCGTGACTTAATTCAAAATGTATTTTATATTCCTAGTGATTTTTTAAATGTTTTTTTGCTTTCAACACTAGTAGCCATCATGGGGGTTTTAGGAAACATGACAGGCTATTGGTTCGGTGCTAAAAGCGGTTATTATTTATTTAAGAAAGAAGATAGTTTTTGGTTTAAAAAGAAGTACCTGTTACAATCAAAGGATTTCTTTGAAAAATACGGTGGAAAAGCAATAATTTACGCACGTTTTTTACCAATTTTCAGGACTTTTGCTCCAATTATAGCCGGTATTGTTTCTATGGATAAAAAGAAATTTATGTTCTATAATATTTTGAGTTCTTTTTTATGGTCCTTTATATTAATTTTTTCCGGACATTATTTATACGGCGTCTTTTTAGAGCAGGGGATAGATCTAAAAGAACATATAGAATATATTATTATTATTATTATAATTATATCTACTTTTCCCGTTTTGCTTAAGCTATTAAAGAAAAGACCGATAGAAAAGATATAA
- a CDS encoding heavy-metal-associated domain-containing protein — MKNLILIAMITFLGFSAQAQTKKNKNLKYTTEVNGNCEQCKKRIEKAAFSVPGVKTASWDISSHQLTVILNEEKSSPEDLNKAIAKVGHDTKEVKATQTDYDNLHTCCKYERD, encoded by the coding sequence ATGAAGAATTTAATTTTAATTGCAATGATCACTTTTTTAGGTTTTTCGGCTCAGGCTCAAACTAAAAAAAATAAGAATTTAAAATATACTACTGAAGTTAATGGAAACTGCGAGCAATGTAAAAAGCGTATAGAAAAAGCGGCATTTAGCGTACCGGGAGTTAAGACTGCCAGTTGGGACATTAGTTCGCATCAGTTGACGGTTATTTTGAATGAAGAAAAAAGTTCACCGGAGGATTTGAACAAAGCCATTGCGAAAGTAGGGCATGATACAAAAGAGGTAAAAGCAACACAAACAGATTACGATAATTTACATACGTGTTGTAAGTACGAAAGAGACTAA
- a CDS encoding TonB-dependent siderophore receptor codes for MKKNIMFFGMILLSVSVFSQEDLQEVKVTKKQKGIKKSYTLTSNTTVITSKELLKAACCNLAESFETNPSIDVNFSDALTGTKQIKMLGLTSPYLMITEENIPSVRGASQAYGLSFTPGTWIESVQITKGAGSVINGYESISGQINTELLKPLSDIPFFLNAYGSTDARFELNTHFNKKISDKWATSLFVHGNTRVAKNDMNNDGFLDNPLGKQINILNRYQYYNPESGLVSFINFRYMNDKKQTGEVDFDKDRDRGTTNHWGSEINTERFDVSTKIGYVFKDMPYQSIGFQNAFNSHNQNSYFGLNLYNIKQNSFYSNLIFNSIINNTKHKFTTGLNFTYDQYQEFVNVTDYSRIDNSVGAFFEYTYDNTDNFSLILGGRVDNHNRLGFFVTPRLHMRYNPWENGVIRFSAGRGKRSANIFAENQQLFASSRTFSILDNSGKIYGLNPEIAWNYGVSFSQKFRLFNKNAEAGFDFYRTDFQNQAVVDLMQSPQDVLFYNLKGSSFANSFQLEFNYELIHNLNLRTAYKYYDIQTDYLRGTFQRPLQAKHRFLGNLEYETPLNNDKQWKFDYTFNWSGKQQLPYTASNPVEDQFPDFSPSYAVMNLQITRVFSPVFEVYIGGENIGNYKQQKAILGAEDPFGPNFDASVAYAPIFGQMYYAGLRFKIK; via the coding sequence ATGAAAAAAAATATCATGTTTTTTGGTATGATTTTGCTTTCAGTATCTGTTTTTTCTCAGGAAGATTTACAGGAAGTAAAAGTTACTAAAAAGCAAAAAGGAATAAAAAAATCCTATACACTTACTTCCAATACAACCGTAATTACAAGTAAAGAGTTATTAAAAGCCGCTTGTTGTAACCTGGCCGAAAGTTTCGAAACCAATCCGTCGATCGATGTCAATTTTTCTGATGCTTTAACGGGAACTAAACAAATAAAAATGTTAGGTTTAACAAGTCCGTATTTAATGATTACGGAAGAAAACATTCCGTCAGTTCGTGGTGCTTCTCAGGCCTATGGATTATCTTTTACACCCGGAACCTGGATAGAAAGTGTTCAGATTACCAAAGGAGCCGGTAGTGTAATTAACGGTTATGAAAGTATTTCGGGACAAATAAACACGGAGCTTTTAAAGCCTCTAAGCGATATTCCGTTTTTTCTGAATGCTTACGGTTCTACCGATGCCCGTTTTGAATTGAATACGCATTTCAATAAAAAAATATCCGATAAATGGGCGACAAGTTTGTTCGTTCACGGAAACACCCGTGTAGCTAAAAACGATATGAATAATGATGGATTTCTTGATAATCCGTTAGGGAAACAAATCAATATTTTAAATCGATATCAATATTATAATCCCGAAAGTGGGTTGGTTAGTTTTATCAATTTCAGATATATGAATGATAAAAAACAAACAGGAGAGGTTGATTTTGATAAAGACAGAGATCGCGGAACAACAAATCATTGGGGATCAGAAATCAATACTGAACGTTTTGATGTGTCGACTAAAATTGGTTATGTTTTTAAAGATATGCCTTACCAGAGTATTGGTTTTCAAAACGCTTTTAACAGTCATAATCAAAATTCTTATTTTGGATTGAATCTGTATAATATTAAGCAGAATAGTTTTTATTCGAATTTAATTTTTAATTCGATTATCAATAATACGAAGCACAAATTTACCACGGGTTTAAATTTTACTTATGATCAGTATCAGGAGTTTGTGAATGTAACAGATTATAGCCGAATTGATAACTCAGTTGGAGCATTCTTCGAATACACTTATGATAACACAGATAATTTCAGTTTAATATTAGGAGGAAGAGTGGATAACCATAATCGATTAGGTTTTTTTGTAACACCTCGTTTGCACATGCGCTATAACCCGTGGGAAAATGGGGTAATTCGTTTTTCTGCTGGAAGAGGAAAACGTTCGGCTAATATTTTTGCTGAAAATCAACAACTTTTTGCAAGTTCCAGAACTTTTTCGATATTAGATAATAGTGGAAAAATTTACGGTTTGAATCCTGAAATTGCCTGGAATTATGGAGTGAGTTTTTCACAGAAATTTAGGCTTTTCAATAAAAATGCTGAAGCTGGTTTTGATTTTTACAGAACCGATTTTCAAAATCAGGCTGTGGTCGATTTGATGCAAAGTCCGCAGGATGTTTTGTTTTATAATTTAAAAGGAAGTTCATTTGCGAATAGCTTTCAGCTGGAATTTAATTATGAGTTAATTCATAATCTGAATTTGAGAACGGCATACAAATATTATGATATCCAAACAGATTATTTAAGGGGAACTTTTCAACGTCCGCTTCAGGCCAAACATCGTTTTTTAGGAAATTTAGAATATGAGACTCCACTAAATAATGATAAACAATGGAAGTTTGACTATACTTTTAATTGGTCCGGAAAACAGCAATTGCCATATACCGCATCAAATCCTGTAGAAGATCAATTTCCGGATTTTTCACCTTCATATGCCGTAATGAATCTTCAGATTACAAGAGTTTTTTCGCCAGTTTTCGAAGTATACATTGGTGGAGAAAACATTGGGAATTATAAACAGCAAAAAGCAATTCTAGGTGCCGAAGATCCATTTGGACCGAACTTTGATGCTTCTGTAGCTTACGCTCCAATATTTGGACAAATGTATTATGCAGGATTACGTTTTAAAATAAAATAA
- a CDS encoding exosortase F system-associated protein, giving the protein MLSKLLEHKVRIIITIFIVMCFGLIRTFESQLFYDPFLDYFESNFKNWPFPPFDVFKLFCGLFFRYFLNTILSLILIYTLFRDREILKFSTFLYVFFLALLLMLFFVILNYFPNGNWLLFYVRRFIIQPIFVLLFIPAFYYQQVNFKK; this is encoded by the coding sequence ATGCTAAGTAAATTATTGGAACATAAGGTTAGAATTATAATCACAATATTTATTGTAATGTGTTTTGGATTGATAAGAACTTTTGAAAGTCAATTGTTTTATGATCCATTTCTGGATTATTTCGAGTCGAATTTCAAAAATTGGCCATTTCCTCCGTTTGATGTTTTTAAGCTTTTTTGCGGACTTTTCTTTCGATATTTTTTAAATACTATCCTATCGTTGATACTTATTTATACACTATTTCGCGATAGAGAAATTTTAAAGTTCAGTACTTTTCTTTATGTTTTTTTTTTAGCACTGCTCTTAATGTTATTTTTTGTGATTCTGAATTATTTCCCTAATGGGAATTGGTTGCTTTTTTACGTTAGAAGATTTATTATTCAACCGATATTTGTTTTGCTTTTCATTCCTGCATTTTATTATCAGCAGGTAAATTTTAAAAAATAA
- the xrtF gene encoding exosortase family protein XrtF, producing the protein MKKYLLQFKPFLIFIGTFFSAYIVLTLLYKFYLNSFSDNDVDGITTIVSHNLEQLMQLFNCDVIIHKSVLHPYFEVWYKGKFTIRIIEGCNAISVIILFVSFVIAFSGKFKTTLLFIIAGSVLIYILNVLRIAILTVLLFSFPENEHILHGVLFPLIIYGLVFILWVFWVNKFSKYAK; encoded by the coding sequence TTGAAAAAATATTTATTACAATTTAAACCTTTCTTGATTTTTATAGGCACTTTCTTTTCGGCTTATATTGTGCTGACCCTACTTTATAAATTTTATTTGAACAGTTTTTCGGACAATGATGTTGATGGAATAACTACTATTGTGAGTCATAATTTAGAACAGTTAATGCAGTTATTTAATTGTGATGTCATTATTCATAAAAGTGTATTACATCCTTATTTTGAAGTGTGGTATAAGGGAAAGTTTACAATCAGAATTATCGAAGGTTGCAATGCAATAAGTGTTATTATTCTATTTGTCTCTTTTGTAATTGCTTTTTCCGGAAAATTCAAAACGACTTTATTGTTTATAATAGCAGGAAGTGTTTTAATCTATATTTTAAATGTGCTTCGCATTGCAATTTTAACTGTTTTGCTATTTTCGTTTCCTGAAAATGAACATATTTTGCATGGAGTTTTGTTTCCTTTAATTATTTACGGATTGGTTTTTATCTTATGGGTATTTTGGGTTAATAAATTTTCAAAATATGCTAAGTAA